In Cyprinus carpio isolate SPL01 chromosome B7, ASM1834038v1, whole genome shotgun sequence, a genomic segment contains:
- the chmp5b gene encoding charged multivesicular body protein 5: MNRIFGRGNPKAPPPNLTDCISGVDSRAESVDKKIARLDAELMKYKDQMKKMRDGPSKNMVKQKAMRVLKQKRMYEGQRDQLMQQSFNMEQANYTIQTLKDTKTTVEAMKIGAKEMKKAYKNVKIDQIEDLQDQLEDMMEDANEVQEALSRSYGTPDIDEDDLEAELDALGDELLLDDDNSYLDEASSAPAIPEGVPGDRTANRDGVLVDEFGLPQIPAT, encoded by the exons ATGAATCGTATCTTCGGACGAGGAAACCCCAAAGCACCGCCACCAAACCTGACGGACTGTATATCgggt GTTGACTCACGAGCAGAGTCTGTCGATAAGAAGATAGCCAGACTCGATGCTGAACTGATGAAATACAAAGATCAAATGAAGAAAATGAGGGATGGCCCATCAAAG AACATGGTGAAACAGAAAGCCATGAGAGTCCTCAAACAGAAGAGAAT GTATGAAGGGCAGAGAGATCAGTTGATGCAGCAGTCATTTAACATGGAACAAGCAAACTACACCATCCAGACACTAAAAGACACCAAGACCACT gTGGAGGCGATGAAAATTGGTGCCaaagaaatgaaaaaagcatACAAGAATGTTAAAATTGATCAGATTGAG GATCTGCAAGACCAGTTGGAGGACATGATGGAAGATGCTAATGAAGTGCAAGAAGCTCTTAGCCGCAGCTATGGGACACCAGACATCGATGAAGATGATCTGGAGGCAG AGCTGGATGCACTTGGTGACGAACTCCTTTTGGACGATGACAATTCCTATCTGGATGAGGCTTCTTCTGCTCCAGCTATACCCGAAGGAGTACCAGGAGACAGAACCGCAAATCGG GATGGAGTACTGGTGGATGAGTTTGGCCTTCCTCAGATTCCAGCTACATAA